The following proteins are co-located in the Phaenicophaeus curvirostris isolate KB17595 chromosome 12, BPBGC_Pcur_1.0, whole genome shotgun sequence genome:
- the GCNT3 gene encoding beta-1,3-galactosyl-O-glycosyl-glycoprotein beta-1,6-N-acetylglucosaminyltransferase 3 yields MTRDCGSFRETRRFVEFPLSEEEAEFPIAYSMVIHNKIEMFERLLRSLYAPQNVYCVHVDGKSPADFQEAVRAIAACFPNVFVASRLERVVYASWSRLQADLNCMRDLLQSPVPWRYVLNTCGTDFPIKTNAEIVRALKVLRGRNSMESEKPSASKRKRWLYHYNVGKSISRTGTVKQPPPLKSPMFTGSAYIVVTRAFVQHVFENPTVQRFLEWSKDTYSPDEHVWATLNRMPGVPGGTPHNAKYELSDMNALPRLVKWQYQEGDTSKGAPYPPCTGRHQRSVCIYGAGDLHWMLQYHHFLANKFDPEVDDVAIQCLEEHLRHMALYGQGL; encoded by the coding sequence ATGACCCGGGACTGCGGCAGCTTCAGGGAGACGCGCAGGTTCGTCGAGTTCCCGCTGAGCGAGGAGGAGGCGGAGTTCCCCATCGCCTACTCCATGGTCATCCACAACAAGATCGAGATGTTCGAGCGGCTCCTGCGCTCCCTCTACGCCCCCCAGAACGTCTACTGCGTGCACGTGGACGGCAAGTCTCCGGCTGACTTCCAGGAGGCCGTGCGAGCCATCGCCGCCTGCTTCCCCAACGTCTTCGTGGCCAGCCGCCTGGAGCGCGTGGTCTACGCCTCCTGGTCGCGCCTGCAGGCCGACCTCAACTGCATGCGGGACCTGCTGCAGAGCCCCGTGCCCTGGCGCTACGTCCTCAACACCTGCGGCACCGATTTCCCCATCAAGACCAACGCCGAGATCGTCCGAGCCCTCAAGGTGCTGCGAGGGCGGAACAGCATGGAGTCAGAGAAGCCCTCGGCCTCCAAGCGCAAGCGCTGGCTCTACCACTACAACGTGGGCAAGTCCATCTCCAGGACAGGCACCGTCAAACAGCCGCCACCCCTCAAGTCGCCCATGTTCACGGGCAGTGCCTACATCGTGGTGACGCGGGCCTTCGTGCAGCACGTCTTCGAGAACCCCACGGTGCAGCGGTTCCTGGAGTGGTCCAAAGACACCTACAGCCCTGACGAGCACGTCTGGGCCACGCTCAACCGCATGCCCGGGGTGCCAGGCGGCACGCCCCACAACGCCAAGTACGAGCTGTCGGACATGAACGCCCTGCCCCGCCTGGTCAAGTGGCAGTACCAGGAGGGCGACACCAGCAAAGGCGCGCCCTACCCGCCCTGCACCGGCCGCCACCAGCGCTCCGTCTGCATCTACGGGGCCGGTGACCTGCACTGGATGCTCCAATACCACCACTTCTTGGCCAACAAGTTCGACCCCGAGGTAGATGATGTCGCCATCCAGTGCCTCGAGGAGCACCTGCGCCACATGGCCCTCTACGGCCAGGGACTATGA
- the GTF2A2 gene encoding transcription initiation factor IIA subunit 2: protein MAYQLYRNTTLGNSLQESLDELIQSQQITPQLALQVLLQFDKAINSALAQRVRNRVNFRGSLNTYRFCDNVWTFVLNDVEFREVTELVKVDKVKIVACDGKNTGSNTAE from the exons ATGGCGTACCAGCTGTACAGGAACACCACGCTGGGGAACAGCCTGCAGGAGAGCCTGGATGAGCTCATACAG TCGCAACAAATCACGCCTCAGCTGGCCCTTCAGGTGCTACTTCAGTTTGATAAAGCTATAAATTCGGCACTGGCACAACGAGTCAGGAACAGAGTCAATTTCAGG GGGTCTCTGAATACGTACAGGTTCTGTGACAACGTATGGACATTTGTATTGAATGATGTTGAATTTAGGGAGGTCACTGAGCTTGTGAAAGTGGATAAAGTGAAAATTGTAGCATGTGATGGAAAAA acACTGGCTCCAATACTGCAGAATGA